One Silene latifolia isolate original U9 population chromosome 4, ASM4854445v1, whole genome shotgun sequence DNA segment encodes these proteins:
- the LOC141651714 gene encoding uncharacterized protein LOC141651714 produces MVFLGCIVGENGMSMDPSKVEAIKAWPVPKSTSQSKTGASNVVADALSRRHTLLIELDARMLGFEHINKLYKAYPEFAKDIIEPTGLYTVQDGYLLKGNRLCIPNGSIRELLVCEAHGGAIAGHFRVNKTNDIVSEHFYWPKMSKDVQEIMAKCVVC; encoded by the exons ATGGTGTTCTTAGGCTGTATTGTGGGTGAAAATGGTATGAGCATGGATCCGTCCAAGGTGGAGGCAATCAAAGCATGGCCGGTTCCTAAATCAACATCTCAG TCTAAGACGGGAGCTtctaatgttgttgctgatgcgttGTCtcgaagacatactttattgatcGAGTTGGATGCGAGAATGCTTGGATTTGAACATATCAATAAACTGTACAAAGCTTATCCAGAGTTTGCTAAGGATATTATTGAGCCAACAGGGTTATATACTGTTCAAGACGGTTATCTACTCAAAGGCAATCGACTATGTATTCCCAATGGTTCGATTCGAGAGCTTTTGGTTTGTGAAGCTCACGGTGGAGCTATAGCTGGACACTTTAGAGTAAACAAGACTAATGATATTGTGAGTGAGCATTTTTACTGGCCAAAGATGAGCAAAGATGTGCAAGAGATCATGGCTAAGTGTGTGGTGTGCTAA